In Prescottella soli, a genomic segment contains:
- a CDS encoding LLM class F420-dependent oxidoreductase, which yields MTRPVRIGIQLQPQHAPDYGMIRDAVMRAEDAGADVVFNWDHFFPLYGDQEGAHFECWTMLGAWAEQTERVEIGALVSCGGYRNPDLLADMARTVDHISGGRLILGIGAGWFEKDYDAYGYEFGTPGARIKLLGEYLPRITSRLGKLNPAPTRDIPILIGGSGEKKTLRLVAEYADIWHGFGERDEFVRKSAILGEHCGDVQRDPHEIERSTWWPGADLAPAYVDAGVTLFTTNCSGPDYDLTTLREAIAWRDEHTPPQLSGLA from the coding sequence ATGACCCGTCCCGTGCGTATCGGCATCCAGTTGCAGCCCCAGCACGCCCCCGACTACGGCATGATCCGCGACGCCGTGATGCGCGCCGAGGACGCCGGCGCCGACGTCGTCTTCAACTGGGATCACTTCTTCCCCCTGTACGGCGATCAGGAGGGCGCGCACTTCGAGTGCTGGACGATGCTCGGCGCGTGGGCCGAGCAGACCGAGCGGGTGGAGATCGGCGCGCTCGTCAGCTGCGGCGGCTACCGCAACCCGGACCTGCTGGCCGACATGGCTCGCACCGTCGACCACATCAGCGGCGGACGGCTGATCCTCGGCATCGGCGCCGGCTGGTTCGAGAAGGACTACGACGCGTACGGCTACGAGTTCGGCACCCCGGGAGCGCGGATCAAGCTGCTCGGGGAGTACCTGCCGCGCATCACCTCCCGGCTCGGCAAGCTCAATCCCGCTCCGACGCGCGACATCCCGATCCTGATCGGCGGCAGCGGCGAGAAGAAGACGCTGCGCCTGGTCGCCGAGTACGCCGACATCTGGCACGGCTTCGGTGAGCGTGACGAGTTCGTCCGCAAGTCCGCGATCCTCGGCGAGCACTGCGGCGACGTCCAGCGCGATCCGCACGAGATCGAGCGGTCGACGTGGTGGCCGGGCGCGGATCTCGCGCCGGCGTACGTCGATGCCGGCGTCACGCTGTTCACCACGAACTGCAGCGGACCCGACTACGACCTCACCACGCTCCGCGAGGCGATCGCGTGGCGCGACGAGCACACGCCACCGCAACTGTCCGGACTCGCGTAG
- a CDS encoding nitroreductase family deazaflavin-dependent oxidoreductase codes for MRITERPNPPTGWKRRFFRMPITLYRWHLGALLGRRFVLVEHVGRRSGRTRQVVLEVVNHDEVRHGAPDGWVVAAGFGTTSDWYRNLHAHPRARAQVGRDTTAVDAEFLDADAGGELMAHYGSAHPGLGARLCSTMGFEVDGSEADFREAGRNIHFVRLRPVRG; via the coding sequence GTGCGGATCACCGAGCGCCCCAACCCGCCCACCGGCTGGAAGCGGCGGTTCTTCCGCATGCCCATCACGCTCTACCGGTGGCATCTCGGTGCGCTGCTCGGGCGCCGGTTCGTACTTGTCGAACACGTCGGGCGCCGCAGCGGCCGGACGCGGCAGGTGGTCCTCGAAGTGGTCAACCACGACGAGGTGCGCCACGGCGCGCCCGACGGCTGGGTGGTCGCCGCCGGGTTCGGGACGACGTCGGACTGGTACCGCAACCTGCACGCACATCCTCGGGCGCGCGCCCAGGTGGGTCGGGACACGACCGCCGTCGACGCCGAGTTCCTGGACGCCGATGCCGGCGGCGAGCTCATGGCGCACTACGGCAGTGCCCACCCCGGACTCGGGGCGCGGCTGTGCTCGACGATGGGCTTCGAGGTGGACGGCAGCGAGGCCGACTTCCGTGAGGCGGGCCGGAACATTCATTTCGTGCGGCTGCGGCCCGTGCGCGGGTGA
- a CDS encoding ABC transporter ATP-binding protein, with product MASVTFDKTTCLFPGATTPAVDKLDLHIEDGEFLVLVGPSGCGKSTSLRMLAGLEEVYDGRILIGDRDVTAQEPKERDIAMVFQNYALYPHMSVAENMGFALKLAKTPKDEIKRRVQEAAKMLDLEPYLDRKPKALSGGQRQRVAMGRAIVRQPQVFLMDEPLSNLDAKLRVQTRTQIAQLQRRLGTTTVYVTHDQVEAMTMGDRVAVLKDGILQQCAPPRELYTRPVNQFVAGFMGSPSMNLLTLPVSDAGVVIGETVIPVSRETIAEIPEGQVVLGIRPEHLELAPNGEGIQMDVDVVEELGADAFVYGRTGLGGPGQHELVARADWRKPPRRGDRVNLHVEPSAVHLFSVTDGRRLG from the coding sequence ATGGCTTCGGTGACATTCGACAAGACCACGTGCCTTTTCCCGGGCGCGACGACCCCCGCGGTCGACAAGCTGGACCTGCACATCGAGGACGGCGAGTTCCTCGTGCTCGTCGGCCCGTCGGGCTGCGGCAAGTCCACCTCGCTGCGCATGCTCGCGGGCCTCGAGGAGGTGTACGACGGTCGCATCCTCATCGGCGACCGGGACGTCACCGCGCAGGAACCCAAGGAACGCGACATCGCGATGGTGTTCCAGAACTACGCGCTCTACCCGCACATGTCGGTGGCCGAGAACATGGGCTTCGCGCTCAAGCTCGCCAAGACACCCAAGGACGAGATCAAGCGCCGCGTGCAGGAGGCGGCGAAGATGCTCGACCTCGAGCCGTACCTGGACCGCAAGCCCAAGGCGCTGTCCGGTGGCCAGCGGCAGCGCGTCGCGATGGGCCGCGCGATCGTGCGGCAGCCGCAGGTGTTCCTGATGGACGAGCCGCTGTCGAACCTCGACGCGAAGCTGCGCGTGCAGACCCGCACCCAGATCGCGCAGCTGCAGCGCCGACTCGGGACCACCACCGTCTACGTCACCCACGACCAGGTCGAGGCCATGACCATGGGCGACCGGGTGGCGGTCCTCAAGGACGGCATCCTGCAGCAGTGCGCCCCGCCGCGTGAGCTCTACACCCGACCCGTCAACCAGTTCGTCGCCGGATTCATGGGCTCGCCGTCGATGAACCTGCTGACCCTGCCGGTCAGCGACGCCGGGGTCGTGATCGGCGAGACGGTCATCCCGGTTTCCCGTGAAACCATCGCCGAGATCCCCGAGGGGCAGGTCGTGCTGGGCATCCGGCCCGAGCACCTCGAGCTGGCGCCGAACGGCGAGGGCATCCAGATGGACGTCGACGTCGTCGAGGAACTCGGCGCGGACGCCTTCGTGTACGGGCGCACCGGTCTGGGCGGACCCGGACAGCACGAGCTGGTCGCGCGGGCCGACTGGCGGAAGCCCCCGCGCCGCGGTGACCGCGTGAACCTGCACGTCGAGCCGTCCGCGGTGCACCTGTTCTCCGTTACCGACGGTCGTCGCCTGGGGTGA